A genomic stretch from Georgenia muralis includes:
- the mihF gene encoding integration host factor, actinobacterial type yields the protein MALPPLTPEQRADALRKAAAARATRAEVKNKLKYSQVKLSEVLEAAQTDEALGKLKVVSLLESMPGVGKATARNLMAEIGISEARRVRGLGPHQSAALVDRFG from the coding sequence GTGGCACTGCCCCCGCTGACCCCGGAACAGCGAGCCGACGCCCTGCGGAAGGCGGCTGCCGCCCGAGCCACACGCGCCGAGGTCAAGAACAAGCTGAAGTACTCCCAGGTCAAGCTCTCCGAGGTCCTCGAGGCCGCCCAGACGGACGAGGCGCTAGGCAAACTCAAGGTCGTCTCGCTCCTCGAGTCCATGCCCGGCGTGGGGAAGGCCACCGCCCGGAACCTCATGGCCGAGATCGGTATCTCCGAGGCACGGCGTGTCCGAGGCCTGGGTCCGCACCAGAGCGCCGCACTCGTCGACCGCTTCGGCTGA